GCCGCTGCGGCCGGCCTCGGTCTCGCCGCCTGCGGCGGTGGCGAGTCCACGACTGGCGGCTCCGGAACCAGCGACGCCTCGACCGACAAGGTTGGCGCGTCCGAGGAGCTCGTGAGCGCGGCCAAGGAGGACGGCACGCTCGTCGTCTACGGCTCCTGCGAGGAGGAGTACCTCGCCGCGGCCTGCGAGCACTTCCAGGAGCTCTACGGCATCGACACCCAGTACCAGCGCCTCTCCACCGGTGAGGTCCAGGCCAAGGTCGAGGAGGAGAACGGCAACCCCTCCGGCGACGTCTGGTTCGGCGGCACCACCGACCCGTACAACGAGGTCGCCCTCGCCGGCCTGCTTGAGCCCTACGACGCCGCCAACGCGAGTCATATCCTCGATCCCAAGTACCGTGACGCCGACGGCAACTGGTACGGCGTCTACACCGGCCTCCTCGGCATCATGGTCAACAAGGACGAGCTCTCTCGCCTCAACCTCGACGCCCCCGAGGACTTCGCCGACCTCACCGACGAGAAGTACAAGGGCCTCATCTGGTCGTCCAACTACAACACCGCCGGTACGGCCAAGCTCATCATCAACACGGCCATCCAGAAGTACGGCCACGACGCGGGCATCCAGTACCTCGTCGACCTCGATAAGAACATCGCGGTCTACACCAAGTCCGGCTCCGGCCCGTCCAAGAACATCGGCACCGCCGAGTGCACGATCGGCCTGGGCTTCCTGCATGACGGCATCTACCAGATAGTCGATGGGGGCTACGAGAACATAGGTCTGGTCGTGCCGTCGTCGGGCACGTCCTGCGAGGTCGGCGCCACCGCCATCTTCAAGGGCGCCAAGCACGACAGCGCGGCCAAGCTCTGGGTCGAGTACGCCCTGTCCCCGGAGTGCGTTGAGCTGGCCGCCCAGAACGGCTCCTACCAGTTCCTGGTCATCGACGATGCCGAGCAGCCCGAGGTGGCCACCGAGTTCGGCCTCGATCCCAACAACGTCATGGACTACGACTTCGAGGACGCCAAGGAGCACACCTCGACCTACGTCGAGGAGGTCATGAACGCCCTGGGCGGCGGAGACGACCGCTTCCAGACAGAGTAGCCGCCTCTGCTTAGTCAACAAGACAGGCGCCGGGGGACCTCAGTCCTCCCGGCGTCTTCTTGCGAAGCCCGTTGGTGCCCTCTGCGCCGCCGGCGGCCCTTCTGATCGCATTCGGAAAGGAGCGTGCTCATGGCCCAAGACCAAGGCGCCGCCCTCGATCGCAAGAAGCTCATGGGCGATCCCATCATGGTCACCACGATCGTGGTGCTCATCGCGTTTCTCACGCTGTTCATCCTCTACCCGCTCGCCATCCTTTTGGTGGACAGCTTCGTCACCGACCAGGGCCCGAGCCTGTCCGTCTTCGAGCGCGTCTTCCAGATGCACACGTTCACGACGGCCATCACCAATACGCTTGCGGTGGGCTTTCTCGTGGGCA
This is a stretch of genomic DNA from Thermophilibacter immobilis. It encodes these proteins:
- a CDS encoding ABC transporter substrate-binding protein; protein product: MSNLSRRNFLSAGVAAAAGLGLAACGGGESTTGGSGTSDASTDKVGASEELVSAAKEDGTLVVYGSCEEEYLAAACEHFQELYGIDTQYQRLSTGEVQAKVEEENGNPSGDVWFGGTTDPYNEVALAGLLEPYDAANASHILDPKYRDADGNWYGVYTGLLGIMVNKDELSRLNLDAPEDFADLTDEKYKGLIWSSNYNTAGTAKLIINTAIQKYGHDAGIQYLVDLDKNIAVYTKSGSGPSKNIGTAECTIGLGFLHDGIYQIVDGGYENIGLVVPSSGTSCEVGATAIFKGAKHDSAAKLWVEYALSPECVELAAQNGSYQFLVIDDAEQPEVATEFGLDPNNVMDYDFEDAKEHTSTYVEEVMNALGGGDDRFQTE